In the Arachis ipaensis cultivar K30076 chromosome B10, Araip1.1, whole genome shotgun sequence genome, one interval contains:
- the LOC107623841 gene encoding secretory carrier-associated membrane protein isoform X2, with amino-acid sequence MAGRYDSNPFAEEETEVNPFSNPGSVAPATNSRLKPLNPEPADYNYFGATVDIPLDASTDLKKKEKELQAKEAELRRREQEVRRKEEAAARAGIVIEEKNWPPFFPIIHHDITNEIPVHLQRMQYVAFSSLLGLVACLSWNIIAVTAAWIKGEGVKIWFLSIIYFIAGVPGAYVLWYRPLYRAFRKDSALNFGWFFMFYIIHIGFCILAAVAPPIVFKGKSLTGILSAIDVIGDHTLIGIFYFIGFGFFCLETLVSIWVLQQVYMYFRGSGQAAEMKREAARGAVRSAF; translated from the exons CTGGAAGTGTCGCCCCTGCCaccaattcaaggctcaaaccaCTTAATCCTGAACCTGCTGATTATAATTATTTTGGTGCGACCGTCGATATACCTCTTGATGCATCAACA GActtgaaaaagaaggaaaaggaaCTTCAAGCCAAAGAGGCTGAATTGAGAAGACGAGAACAG GAAGTCAGACGGAAAGAGGAAGCTGCTGCACGAG CTGGAATTGTAATTGAGGAGAAGAATTGGCCACCATTTTTCCCAATCATACATCATGATATTACAAACGAAATTCCAGTTCATCTTCAACGAATGCAATATGTTGCATTTAGCTCATTGTTAG GTCTAGTGGCATGCCTTTCTTGGAATATTATAGCTGTCACTGCAGCTTGGATCAAGGGAGAAG GTGTAAAAATATGGTTTCTTTCTATTATCTACTTCATAGCAGGCGTTCCTGGAGCATATGTCCTATGGTACCGCCCACTATATCGTGCTTTCAG GAAAGATAGTGCTTTGAATTTCGGATGGTTCTTCATGTTTTACATA aTTCACATTGGATTCTGCATCTTAGCTGCAGTTGCTCCTCCTATAGTATTCAAAGGAAAATCCCTGAC AGGCATTCTGTCTGCCATAGATGTGATTGGTGATCATACTTTGATTGGA ATTTTCTACTTCATTGGATTCGGATTTTTCTGCCTTGAAACGTTGGTCAGCATCTGGGTTCTTCAG CAAGTGTATATGTACTTCCGCGGCAGCGGCCAAGCCGCCGAGATGAAGCGGGAGGCTGCAAGAGGAGCAGTCAGATCTGCAttctaa